A window of Pyxidicoccus xibeiensis genomic DNA:
GCACCGTGGACGACTTCAAGAAAGCCGAAGCCCGAGCCCGCGAGCTCCGCACCGAGCTGGCGCACCACAACTACCGCTACTACGTGCTCGACTCCCCGGAGATCAGCGACGCGCAGTACGACAAGCTGATGCGCGAGCTGCAGGCGCTGGAGGACCAGCACCCCAGCCTCCAGACGCCGGACTCGCCCACCCAGCGCGTGGGCGGCGCGGCCGTGGAGGAGTTCGGGGAGGTGGTCCACCGCGTCCCCATGCTGTCGCTGGCCAACATCTTCGACGACGAAGGGCTGGTGGAGTTCGACGAGCGCATCCGCAAGCTGGTGTCGCTGCCCAGCGTCACCTACGTCTGCGAGCCCAAGCTCGACGGCCTGGCCATCTCCCTGCGCTACGAGAAGGGCACCTTCGTCCAGGGCGCCACGCGCGGCGACGGCACCAAGGGCGAGGACGTCACCTCCAACCTGCGCACCATCCGCAGCCTGCCCATGGAGCTGCTCCCCCAGGGCGGAGTGAAGGTGCCCGCGCTGCTGGAGGTGCGCGGCGAGGTCTTCATCCGCAAGGTGGACTTCCAGAAGCTCAACGAGAAGCGCGAGGAGGAGGGCGAGCCGCTCTTCGCCAACCCGCGCAACGCCGCCGCGGGCAGCCTCCGCCAGCTGGACCCGAAGGAGACGGCCGCGCGCCCGCTCTCCATCTATCTATACGAGTGCGTCCCCGGCGACGGCGTGCCCGACTTCAAGTCGCACATCGAGAAGCTGGAGTACCTCAAGACGCTCGGCCTGCCCATCAACCGCTACCGGCGCTCGGAAGGAATCGACGGCGTGCGAGAGTCGCATGACGCATCCCTGAAGGGCCGGCACGAGCTGCCCTTCGAGGTGGACGGCATGGTGGTGAAGGTGGACGACGAGGACCTGCGCCGCCGCCTGGGCCAGGTCTCCAAGAGTCCGCGCTGGGCCGTGGCCTACAAGTTCCCGCCCGAGGAGGAGTCCACGGAGGTGCAGGACATCGGCATCCAGGTGGGCCGCACCGGCGCGCTCACCCCGGTGGCGCACCTGAAGCCGGTGAAGGTGGGCGGCGTCACCGTCGCGCGCGCCACGCTGCACAACGAGGACGAGCTGCGCCGCAAGGACGTGCGCAAGGGCGACACCGTCTTCGTGCGCCGCGCCGGAGACGTGATTCCGGAAATCGTCTCCGTGGTGCTGTCCAAGCGCCCCAAGGACTCCAGCCCCTTCGAGTTCCCCAAGCACTGCCCGGTGTGCGGCGCGGTGGCGGTGAAGGACGAGGACGGCGCCATCATCCGCTGCACGGGCGCGTCCTGCCCCGCGCAGCTGGTGGAGAAGATCCGCCACTTCGCCAGCCGCATCGCCATGGACATCGAGGGCCTGGGCGACAAGCTGGCCGCCCAGCTCGTGGCCACGGGCTCGGTGAAGACCTTCGCCGACCTCTATGCGCTGACGAAGGAGAAGCTGCTGACGCTGGAGCGCATGGGGGACAAGAGCGCGGACAACCTCCTGGCTTCGGTGGAGCGCTCCAAGCAGACCACCCAGCGCCGCTTCCTCTATTCGCTGGGCATCCGCCACGTGGGGGACGCCACGGCGAAGGCGCTGGCCGAGGCCTTCCCGGACGTGCGCCAGCTGTTCACCGCCAGCCTGGACGACATCACCCGCGTGAAGGACGTGGGCCCCGTCATGGCGCAGGTCATCCACGCCTTCTTCCAGGAGCCGCAGAACCGCGAGGCCGTGGAGGCGCTGCTGCGCGCCGGTGTCTCCCCCGCCGCGCCCCAGGTCGCCAGCGGCGGGCCCTTCGTGGGCAAGACGGTGGTGCTCACCGGGGCCATGACGGGCATGACGCGGGAGCAGGCGAAGGAGGAGGTCGAGCGGCGCGGCGGCAAGGTGGCTGGAAGTGTCTCGCGCAAGACCGATTTCGTGGTTGCGGGCGACGATGCCGGTACCAAGCTGAAGAAGGCCCAGGAACTCGGGGTAAGAATCCTGGACGAGCAGGCGTTCCTGCAGCTGTTGCAGTCCAACGCCAGAGGGTGAGGCTTCGGGTCCATGAGTGGCACGCGGCGGGTGACGCTGCGAATCCAGGGCAAGGTGCAGGGCGTCTTCTTCCGGGAGAGCGCCCGCACCGAGGCCGTGCGCCTGGGCCTCACCGGCTGGGTGCGCAACCGACCCGACGGCTCCGTGGAGGCCGTGGCGGAGGGCGAGCCCGCCGCGCTCGAAGCGTTCATCGGGTGGTGCAACCGGGGGCCGACCCAGGCTAGGGTCGCTGGCGTCGAGCGCACGGACGGCGAAGCCACCGGCGAATTCAGTCACTTCATCGTGGAGCGCACGTCATGACGCCCTACGCGCTGGCTTCCCTGCCGGCCATGCTGGGCATCCGGGCCGGGTCCAAGGTCTCCGTCATCAATCCGCCGCGGGGCTTCGTGCAGAAGCTCAACCCGCTGCCGGATGGGGTGGAGTTCCTCATCACCGCGCAGACAGGCCTGGATGTCATCCTCTTCTTCACCTCGGACGCCCAGGAGCTGGTGCAGCGGCTGCCCGCCCTGGCACGTGCCATGGCCCTCACCGGCGGCATCTGGGTGTGCTGGCCCGGCGGCGAGGGCATCAAGACGAGCCTCTCCGAGGACTTCGTCCGCCATGCGGCGCTCGATATCGGCCTGGTGGACAACAAAATCTGCACCATCGACGCCACCTGGACGGGACTGAGGCTCGTCCGCCGGCCGCGCGGGCGACTGGACAAGCCCGAGGGCCGCAAGCAGGCCCCCGCCCAGGCGTGACGCCCGGCCGCCCAGGCGCCCGGCATCTGCCAGAGAGTGGATGGATGCCGTTTCTCGCCTTTACACGGCCGTCAGGGACGTGGAAAACTCCCCGTGTTTCTGGACGGTTGTGTGACGCTCCGCGTTGTCGGGGGTCAGCGTTCAGTAGGGATTTTTGACGGGTTGCGTTCCCGGTCTCCTCCGGGCGCCGGCTGCGCCGAGGCTCCAGTCGCCCCCCCAAGGTGGCCCACGATGGGCACCGACCGGGTGCGGATAGAAGAGCGGGCAGCACGCGTGGTGGAGGACCTCGAACGCGTTGTGAAGACAAGGCCTCGCCCGGCACGGTGCCGGTCGCAATGCGGGGCGACATGAACTCGGAGGAGCAGGCGGTGGTCCCCTCGGTCCTCGACAGCGCGTCACGAACCTCACCCGGAAGGTCCGGGGCGGTCCGCGTCGCTGAAGGTCCGCCGGCGACCGCCTCTCCCTTCGCAGCGTGCTCGGAGGCGCGGCGTCTTGCCGCCTCCCGTCCGGTGAGGTCCGCCCTACCGCGCGCGCGTGCAGGATTCATCCATGAGCAGCATCCTGGTCATCAACGCGGCGGGTCGGGAGACCCGCGTGGCGCTCGTCGAGGGCGGGCACATCGCGGAGTTCTACCTCGAGCGTAAGAAGGACAAAGGCGTCGTAGGCAACATCTACAAGGGCCGTGTCGTCCGGGTGCTCCCGGGCATGCAGGCCGCCTTCGTCGACATCGGCCTGGAGAAGGCCGCCTTCCTCTACGTCAGCGACGTCGTCTACGACCCGGACTTCGCGCGCGCCCAGTTCGAGCTCACCGAGGGCGAGCACGAGGATGCGCCGGACGTCCCCACCGAGTCCGAGGCCGACGCGGCCGAGGCCATGGCCCACACCCGGGGCCCGGCGGCGGTGGAAGCGGAAGCGGAGGAGCTGGCCGGCGAGGCCGCCGCGCACCTCACCGAGTCCCTGCCCCGCGACACCGTCATGGAGCTGGCCGCCAACGCGCCGGCCGTGCCGATTCCCGAGCCCACCCCGGCTCCGGTCGAGGCCGCCCCCGAGGCCGTGGAGCCGCCCGCCGCCGCCGAGCCCGTTGCCGCCGAGCCCGTTGCCGCTTCCGAGGCGCAGGCTCCGGTGATGGAGGTGCCCGCGGCCCCCGCGGCCCTGGTGGTGGAGGCCGCCCCCGCCG
This region includes:
- the ligA gene encoding NAD-dependent DNA ligase LigA; this translates as MDDFKKAEARARELRTELAHHNYRYYVLDSPEISDAQYDKLMRELQALEDQHPSLQTPDSPTQRVGGAAVEEFGEVVHRVPMLSLANIFDDEGLVEFDERIRKLVSLPSVTYVCEPKLDGLAISLRYEKGTFVQGATRGDGTKGEDVTSNLRTIRSLPMELLPQGGVKVPALLEVRGEVFIRKVDFQKLNEKREEEGEPLFANPRNAAAGSLRQLDPKETAARPLSIYLYECVPGDGVPDFKSHIEKLEYLKTLGLPINRYRRSEGIDGVRESHDASLKGRHELPFEVDGMVVKVDDEDLRRRLGQVSKSPRWAVAYKFPPEEESTEVQDIGIQVGRTGALTPVAHLKPVKVGGVTVARATLHNEDELRRKDVRKGDTVFVRRAGDVIPEIVSVVLSKRPKDSSPFEFPKHCPVCGAVAVKDEDGAIIRCTGASCPAQLVEKIRHFASRIAMDIEGLGDKLAAQLVATGSVKTFADLYALTKEKLLTLERMGDKSADNLLASVERSKQTTQRRFLYSLGIRHVGDATAKALAEAFPDVRQLFTASLDDITRVKDVGPVMAQVIHAFFQEPQNREAVEALLRAGVSPAAPQVASGGPFVGKTVVLTGAMTGMTREQAKEEVERRGGKVAGSVSRKTDFVVAGDDAGTKLKKAQELGVRILDEQAFLQLLQSNARG
- a CDS encoding acylphosphatase; translated protein: MSGTRRVTLRIQGKVQGVFFRESARTEAVRLGLTGWVRNRPDGSVEAVAEGEPAALEAFIGWCNRGPTQARVAGVERTDGEATGEFSHFIVERTS
- a CDS encoding DUF3052 family protein, whose protein sequence is MTPYALASLPAMLGIRAGSKVSVINPPRGFVQKLNPLPDGVEFLITAQTGLDVILFFTSDAQELVQRLPALARAMALTGGIWVCWPGGEGIKTSLSEDFVRHAALDIGLVDNKICTIDATWTGLRLVRRPRGRLDKPEGRKQAPAQA